Part of the Kryptolebias marmoratus isolate JLee-2015 linkage group LG20, ASM164957v2, whole genome shotgun sequence genome, GGGGTTTGCTTGAACCTGAAACGCCACAGGGGGGCGGTGTCCTGTCGGCGTACCTGAGGTGGAAGCCCTGGATCGCCCTGCTTGAACCCTACACAGCTCCTCCCGACCCTCCTCatgtaactttgttttatgataGAACAGGGGATGAATGTTATCAGGAACAGTTTCAGGAACAGATAGAAGGGATTAGATGGGGCATTTAATCTAACAACATTTACGTAGGAGCGGAGGGAGTGGCTTCAGCTGTTCAGCTAACAGAGGAACAGCTGCAGTGGTACCGATTGACCTCAGAGGCTGTACCACATATAACACTAGCAGTCCACCCAAAACATCAGGCTAAAGATTTCAGTCCTATGATGAAAAGAGCTGTTGAAACCACAGATTGGATTCCCACTCAGATACCAGATATTTGCTTTTCTCCCAGTTGGAAAACCTATTTAATCCAGATAGAAACTCAAGATCTTGCTCCTCGAACATGAACAAATCTCTAGAGATGATGGTAGAGAAAAAACAGATCACCCGGCTGTAGCTCACTTGCTCCAGTTGCTTCCCTCCTCTTTGTGGTCAGGAGGTCCCACGGAAGTTGGCTTGACTGATTGTTCACCTATTTCTTTTGAGCTCCACCCCACAGCTCCCATTTGGTTAAAACAATATCCACAAAAGCCAGCTGCAGAAGAGGGAATTGCTAAAACATTTGAAGGTTTGATCCAGGTGGGGGTTCTGGAACCTTCCACCTCATCTTGGAACACTCCTATTTTACCTGTAGAAAAACAGGGCACAGGTAAATATAGGATGGCACATGATTTAAGGGCTGTAAATGCTGTTTTACGGACTCCAACTATTCCTGTCCCTAATCCTTACGTGGCACTGACCAATCTGTGCCCATCCCATAAATGGTTCACATGTATTGACTTGGCCAAAgcttttttctgtctccctTTGGCCGAAGAGTGTCGAGACAGAGGTCAACAGTGGCGCAACACTCGCTTACCACAAGGTTTTGCTTTGTCTCCTGGGATCTTTAATCAAGTTCTTAAACAGGTTTTAGAGGGCTGTGAGCTTCCTGAGGGCACAACTTTGACCCAGTATGTGGACGATTTGCTAATTTCTGCTGATGCTTGTTTACAGGCCACGGAGGTGGTACTGAGACAACTTTCTGTGAAAGGTTTTAAGGTCAGCAAGGATAAACTTCAGGCAGTAAGGACACAAGTCTCCTTTTTGGGGAGGGTGATTTCACAGCAAGGATCCGGGTTGTCATACTCACATCGCTCTGATATTCTTCACCATCCTAAACCCCTGACTGTGAAAGACATGTTGTCATTTGTGGGACTGACGAGATATAGCAGAATACATATCCTTAACTACACAGGACTGATTTAACAACTAAGACTCTTAGTTAAAGAACACGGCATGAGAAACTTGAGGGCGACTTTAAACTGGACACCAGAGGCAGAAACTGCcttcattaaaatcaaacagctgTTATCACAAGCCTCAGACCTGGCCTTGTGGGACTATACTTTGCCTTTTCACCTCAACTTCTCTGTAATGGACTCCGTCGCTAACGGAGTCCTGTTCCAGAGAAAGGGGGATGGAAGACAGGTGCTGAGTTACATCAGTGTGATGTTAGATTATATGGAGAAAAGACACCCACCCTGCACACAACATGTTTCTGGTCTCacaaaaatcattcaaaaaacGGCACACATTGTGATGGGGCATCTGTTGCACGTGTTAACAACACATACAGTAGTTTCATATGTAAATTCACAAACTTTTACTATGACTCCTCTGAGACAGCAAAGAATGAGTAAAGTACTACAAACAGAACCACTGTCAGAAGTATAAGTGTTGTTCACAGATGGTTGTTGTTTCAGAAAGACAGATGGAGAGTTGAGTGCTGGTTATGCAgttgtcagacagacagaaacaggttttGAAACGGTGATCAAAGGACAGCTAACAGGACAACAATCAGCTCAGAGAGCAGAGATCACAGCAGTAGTAGCTGCCCTTCAGTGGGCACAAGGAAAGAAAGTTACTATCTACACTGATTCGGAGTATGCATTTGGTGCAGCACATATTAAATTAAGACAATGGATTAGAGCAGGCTTTAGAGGCAGTGgtggctggccaatagaggacACAAGGGcaccgccccaccactcacatttcCTTGgataagatgaaaaaaaaattaataaaataaaaatattttgaaatatctatccatccattttctttacccacttctccattctgggtcgcggggagctggtgcctatccccagcagtcactgcgcgaaaggcgggggacaccctggacaggtcgcaagtccatcggaGGGCCACATATAAATCAAAGTTTTGAGCCCGGAGTGTGTTTTCCTGTGGCCACTCTCACAGTACCACACTTGCCGCCATGTATCTTATACAGGTCAGTACATAACTGTCAGGCGGCTAAAAATCCACTTTACCAGAATTCACAACATTAGTGGTTGTCAGATCAGAAAATCttagtaaacaaaacaacagaaggttggtttttaatgtaatgttAACCACAAGATTACACGAGCACTCTAATAGGGACTCCAATGTGATCAGTTCAGCTGGAGTACACACTTAGCAAGCTgtcactttaataaaatattatatttattcagGGAGCAGAGTGTACTTTGTTTTACAGTCTATGTTGTTAACTTATAAAGCAGGAATTATTATAATTCCAAACCTGCTGATTGGGGCATTCGTCACCTATGCCCTGTGTAGTTCTCTGCTGCTACGTCAGCCACTTGTTTGTGttcctttttaataataaattagttaAGTTCTACAAACATGAGTCTGTGCACTGGGTTCATTTCCCTCGCTCCTGACAAATATCTATATAGTGACAGAGTtgtcaccatttttgtgttagctaatattgattagctgtggtggtcatcttgaattggagtgCATCCAAGGCTAATCAGTTATAAATTATGACTTTCTGAGAAATTCGTTAATAGCTGTCCAGCTGTTCAGAGGTTTGtcagataatttgctaacagacagacagggttgataTCAATAgttaaagacaaagttttaggGAAAAGTTTCGCACAAAGTGTACTGCTCAAGTTTTGTACTTATCTACTACACAATAAATTGTagtccaatatctgtaaaactaacagagTTACACAGATGACTCCtatagttaatggcaaatttaaaaacagatcttgtgtgatctgttagctctcagagtaggTGCTGGGAATGGATCTCAGCAACTATCACAAAAGATTTTATATAGTATCTGTAGAGCTGGCTGggtaatagccatttttgtgtttgttaaggtcacttagaagtggcagccatcttgattgaATCCATTTTGTGTAAGTCAGTGTAAATCAGAATAATTCCTGAAGGTTTGTTCTTAGGAAAGTTTCTGTTTCCTACACTGAACTTGCACGGCTCTCTGGACTgtcatctctgtgtgtgtgtgtgtgtgtttgtgtggagcaAATAGTTTTCCACACACTGATAGCTCAGTCAGTGATCATGGTCACAGGTTTATTTATGAGAAAACACATTTGGCTACATCACAATTACATGTGCTAGTTACACAACAGAACATGTGGTTATGGTtcataaatacacagaaaaagaaTGCGTGTCACTCTGTTCACACTAACACTAAACAGCATCAGAAACTTATTGAAAACATATGAGGGGAACCTTTAGCAGCACAGGTGACTGAAAGAggacagaaacatttctgcatCCTGACAAATTACACTGATTAAAAAGGGGGAGGGGCATGGGGGTCAAAACTTATTTCTTGATACGCCGCAGTGCTGACATGAACAATTCtatttataaatgtcaaaaaaatgaGTATTTATTGGTAATACCATCATgtttgagaaacaaaaacagtggatCTCTAATGTGTGGAAATGCAGCACCAAGACTGTTTATAGTGAGCACATGCACACTAGAGACACAACAAACGATACCTCCTGTAATGAAAACCAATGTTTGGAAGACCTTTGGCTTATATgaagttaaagagaaaaatggtgATGACAAGAGTCTCACAGTATGTGAGTTGTGTATGTGTTTCTACttgaaggaggagaaaaactgcCATTCATTGCTGTCACTGCTAATGGTGGTATGCTGGGGCTGCTGGGAGTCATCAGattgtctcaaaatgtttgtgggGATTCTCTATAAATAATAAACCCACAGGGCCTTTTCAGTTGTAGCTCCTAAACTGTCTTTTAAAATCTCACCTTAAAGAGACATCTGTactcactggcttttaattcaACATGAGAACTGACATTTAaccattttaatatttctttttgtgtttttgccaaaaatttattttggttttgttttatttgtttgtttgttttttttcttcttgcaccTTCTTGTTATTTCTCTTTTGTATGTAAAACACTTTGGCCAACAACAGTTGTTTGTAAACTTAACAtaaataattacttaaaaagtggtccaaatctgcctagcttcatttctaaagtgtactccagtagattaaatcataaatgtgggtaGGCTGCGAATGTGGGTATAAAACGAGCCAAGGTGGGTATGATGTAGacagaggtggacaacaaaataatgtgcaatcCCCTCACAGCCCTCCTAATTACAATCAAATAATGAGGTGCCTAAAGAGTCCCACCGGTAGAATGAAAGCGGATTGTTTTTAATGCtcaacttttagttttgttaagttttaaactttgcacTCTGTAAAACACTTGAGCTGCATAAAGCTTACTTGAAACAACCTAAATCTTGTGATCATTTCTACAGGTTTCTACCATAAATccaaaggttttcttttgtatcatattaaaaccaaacaaaacaaaaaattaatctATTTACAGACATTATCAGGAATTTTAATTTACACTATTTACAGGAAGTCATTCAGAGATTCTACGAATCAGACACTGAGTCTAAAGCTTTGGTTTCAGCTTATACCTAAAGTCAACATCATAGGTGGGCTGCAGGATCCCCAGTCCAGCTCGAGACTGGTCCAAAGGAGGAACTTTGATGGCAGGGTCTAGTAACTCCATGTCAAAGTACGAAAGCATCAGAGTCAGAAACTGCTTAATCTCACACACAGCAAAAAATCTCCCTGGACATTTTGTGACCCCGGAGCCAAAGGGCATGTAGAAATAACGCAGTCGCTGGCCATTGCGGTAAAATGTGGTTTTCTCTTCACCCTTCTCATCCAGGAAACGGTTGAATTTGTACTCCTGCAGGGCAAGGAGAGAAAAGgagatgaagaaaaagacaaaacaatgttttataacaacaataatgaaTATTAATGTCTTACATAGGGATCCTCGTAGATTTTTGGATCAAAGTGCAACATGGGTGGATACAAGGCAATGACATCATCTTTCCTAATGTGATAAGCTTCTTGGTTGTCAAGGTGAAGCAGAAAGTCCTCTTTGGCAACTCGAACGTTCATGGAAGCACTGGACAAACGCATGGCTTCCTTTATGATGCTgtctacaaacagaaaaaacaggtCATTTGGCTTCAATAGCCCAGACTTACAGTTAACAGAATCTTTAATCATACCTTTAACCTTgtctttaactgtattttttaattgtatttttaccTGTGTCTTTACCTAAATCTTTAATCATATCTTGAACTGTATCTTTAACCATATATTTACCTGTATTATATCTGTATCTTTACCTGTATGTTGAACCATGTGTTTATCCTTTCTTTAACCATATCTTTAACCTTATATTGTATCTTTGCCTGTAACTTTGACTGTATCGTTAACCACatctttaattttatctttaccAGTATCTTTAACAGTACATTTAGCTGTATTTTTAATCAGATCTTTAACCATACCTTCAACTGTATCTTTAACCTTATCTAAAAATGTTTaaggtgtttttaaaagaaaccttTACCTTAATTTTACCTACATCTTTAACTGTATCATTACCTGTATCTTTATTTGTATCTTTACCCATATTTTCAATTGTATATTCAACTATATTTTTTACTGTATCCTTACCTGTATCTTTAATATTATCTGTAACCACATCATTATCCATATTTTTAACTGTATCTTTAACCTCATCTTTACCTACTTCTTTACTGTATTGTTAACCCTATCTTTGTCTGTACCTTGAATtgtaccttttttgttttcttagccCTTTTTTACCTGTATCTTTACCCGTACCTTTAACTGTATCTAATCATATCTCTAATGTATCATTAACCGTATCTTAAATCATATCTGTTcaattcagttaatttataTAGCgcaaagtcacaacaaaagtcgtctcaaTATCTTTAACCTTATCTTTAAACTCGTCGTTACtgtatttttaactgtttatacCAGTAATCTTACCTAAAACAGGCATGTTGTCCAGCTGGTTTCTGGTCAGATTGAGTATGGGGCCATCAGGGTCAGGAGTTAGACCCAAGTCCCTCAGAACTGTCTGAACTTCTGTATAAGCTGCTTTTATAGCATCTGGACATCTGAGCATACATGCAGGTTAGGGTTAGAGTTTTACTgatgtttattgtgtttgctaatgtcacatgactgtttttaatgtatCCAACAAGTGTGATAACACCAAGAGGCTAGTTTTGTAATACCATTGTTATGTTGGCAGGCTGCTGAAGAGTGAAGATGAATGATTACTGTATGTTTTACCCCTCGtctatatgtttgtgtgtctgtcagttaaaatatctcattaaccactggaaggatttcaTTGAAACCCACCCTCACTCAATTTCATAggtattgggctaaaatttgatgtggtagtagctgagtcattcataacacatattATCAGCATGTCATCTTGTGATATTTAtaacaactttgtcatttcatctaagtcattcagcactcagcattcactctgcaTTTCTGTAGAACATGCAATTAGTTAATGTTaagacttttaaagaaacagagaacTAAGATACCTGATCATATAGAAAAGACTCCAGAAGGTAGCAGGCAAAGTATTGGCCTGTGAAGCCCACAGCAGAGCCACATGGGTCCTAGCTTTGCTCACATCGTTGAAGGTGGATAAGGAATCATTCAGGATCATCCTCATGGAGATCAAATCAGACATGTGATGTCTCTTGGATAGGTTTTCAGCATACATTGTCTTTGCTAGgttctaaacataaaaaacataagaaaaagtaaaatgcgACAAAATGTGTTACTTATATGACTACAGATGTCAGAGGGTACCATCAGATAAAAAACCCACTGACCTCTCTGGCACTGTAGGCACTCTTGAAGACATGGATGGGCAGGCCAGCCACGAGTGCTGGAAAAATCTTATCAAACTCTTTAAAGTTCTCCAAAGTGTTGAGGACCAAAGATTTTTGTGCTTCCTGATGAGCCCGACACTTGTCATCTCCGAGCTCTTTACCAAACAGCGTCAGGTAGCCAGATTCAAACATAACCTGGGGAAGAGCATGACAAATGGACTTTTAGAAAGGCAGGAACACTTCTGTTTTAGTTATGATATTATTCTGCATCTTAAAACcatacttttaaacaaacaaacaaaaaaaactataaggTATGGGATCTGTTATTTAAATGTTCCAGCTACTAACCTTGTagcagaaagcaaaaataccatCCACCTGCCATTGGTCTTTATTGGAGCCCAGAGTGTCCGACTTAAGCATGACATCTTGCAGGTGGCCCATCATTGTCTCTATCAGGGAAGTCAGAGCTTCTCCCTGCAGGGTCTTCATAAAGGTTTGGTGGAGGTTTTCTGTGGTGTAACCATGGCGAGGGTCAAAACTGTCATGACCAAAGGCCTGGTGTCAGAAAAAGAGATCAGTTAATAACATTAAAGAACTTCCTGCTTCAGAAAGtctttaaatacaaacaacaacCCTTTTACCTTAACAGATGTAGAGAAGTGGAACTTCTTCCAGTCAAGGTGTCTCCCCTGCCTGATGACTGAATGGTAAGAGAAGGGATCACACAGGAAGTGGATATACCGGCCTGCAATCTTGCAGGTAAAAATATGGCCATACTTTTTCTGACGGCTGCGCAGAAACTGAAGTGGGTTGGCCCCAAACTGCAGAGCACAGCCCAAGTAGGGGATGAAACCATTTTCCACTGCGGGTTCACCAGGTTGTCTGTGAATGttaacaggacaaaaaatatGGTTTCTGTCTCCAAATCCTTACGGTTTCTTAGTTATTGACTCAGAAATTCACCTACTCGTTTAACTTTACCATCTACATGTTTTATTATGTGAATgcagcatttacacaataaaacatgtagATGGTAAAGTTAAACAAATGGGTGAATTTCTGACTGTTTTCCAGTTTATATTTtcatctgtatgttttttttgtttgttttttgttgttgttgttgttttaaatcaagctacttttggaaactgtgtgctattttaaccattcatacatcaaaacactTGGCTCGATAGAGAATGGTGTattatgacttttggtttttctaactttttaaaatatttaacctaATATGAAATTAAATTACCATAGAATCACTTCAATGTTGTTCTTGTCTCCCTGTGCCACTTTTGGTTTTTTAGCTacaattgtgctactgttagctttcagctgctgttttgctaattttactttttagctacccttctacttttagctttaagctaccaGTTTGCTTTTATTAGTAAccgttcagcttcttttagttttttgcatCCAATTTGCTTCTTTGAGGCTTTAGGTAAAGCTTTCCTAATCTAAACTACTGTTGTGCAGATTTTGGCTTTGACATCTGATTTGCTACAGTTCTGTCAATACTGACatcattttgctcattttagccttaagtacttttctgctgctttttagcttgtgttcatTTAAGCCTCTGgtttgcttattttaactttgacagCTCAGTTTAacttctttagcaaatttcaacaaagtcattcagcactcagcattcacactgtttttgcagaaaatgcagtttctctattttttttctcattttattctggaacatttgttgttgttttggttggTTGCTCCCTTGGGCAGAGGTTGCAACATCAGGCAAGCACAATTGATCGTTGGCGATTGTTTTACGCTAAATGCctttcctgatgcaacctgggctcaaacctgcggCCTCAGTATTCCAGTATGGCACTAACCACCAATCAACTGCAGCCACCattattctaaaataaac contains:
- the LOC108250404 gene encoding cytochrome P450 7A1 isoform X1; this translates as MISIALIWGVLVGFCCLLWLALGIRRRQPGEPAVENGFIPYLGCALQFGANPLQFLRSRQKKYGHIFTCKIAGRYIHFLCDPFSYHSVIRQGRHLDWKKFHFSTSVKAFGHDSFDPRHGYTTENLHQTFMKTLQGEALTSLIETMMGHLQDVMLKSDTLGSNKDQWQVDGIFAFCYKVMFESGYLTLFGKELGDDKCRAHQEAQKSLVLNTLENFKEFDKIFPALVAGLPIHVFKSAYSARENLAKTMYAENLSKRHHMSDLISMRMILNDSLSTFNDVSKARTHVALLWASQANTLPATFWSLFYMIRCPDAIKAAYTEVQTVLRDLGLTPDPDGPILNLTRNQLDNMPVLDSIIKEAMRLSSASMNVRVAKEDFLLHLDNQEAYHIRKDDVIALYPPMLHFDPKIYEDPYEYKFNRFLDEKGEEKTTFYRNGQRLRYFYMPFGSGVTKCPGRFFAVCEIKQFLTLMLSYFDMELLDPAIKVPPLDQSRAGLGILQPTYDVDFRYKLKPKL
- the LOC108250404 gene encoding cholesterol 7-alpha-monooxygenase isoform X2 — translated: MVSSPTWAVLCSLGPTHFSFCAAVRKIIRQGRHLDWKKFHFSTSVKAFGHDSFDPRHGYTTENLHQTFMKTLQGEALTSLIETMMGHLQDVMLKSDTLGSNKDQWQVDGIFAFCYKVMFESGYLTLFGKELGDDKCRAHQEAQKSLVLNTLENFKEFDKIFPALVAGLPIHVFKSAYSARENLAKTMYAENLSKRHHMSDLISMRMILNDSLSTFNDVSKARTHVALLWASQANTLPATFWSLFYMIRCPDAIKAAYTEVQTVLRDLGLTPDPDGPILNLTRNQLDNMPVLDSIIKEAMRLSSASMNVRVAKEDFLLHLDNQEAYHIRKDDVIALYPPMLHFDPKIYEDPYEYKFNRFLDEKGEEKTTFYRNGQRLRYFYMPFGSGVTKCPGRFFAVCEIKQFLTLMLSYFDMELLDPAIKVPPLDQSRAGLGILQPTYDVDFRYKLKPKL